A portion of the Streptomyces sp. NBC_00376 genome contains these proteins:
- the qcrB gene encoding cytochrome bc1 complex cytochrome b subunit: MPLRRRKAQLKARAGKTAVSGYGAVDRRLPVSELARQLLRKAFPDHWSFLLGEIALYSFVVLLLTGVYLTLFFDPSMMESVYTGSYVPLQGVRMTQAYTTTLNISFAVRGGLLIRQIHHWAALVFIAAIAVHMLRIFFTGAFRKPREANWIVGVTLFVLALLEGFAGYSLPDDLLSGTGLRTAATIVGSIPVVGTYLELFVFGGQFPGDAVIPRLYPVHVLLVPGLIVALITAHLILVVYLKHTHWAGQGKTNKNAVGSPAFPHFTAKTTGFFLMVFGVLTLLGALAQINPVWNYGPYRANQVSGNAQPDWYVGFLEGALRLMPPWETDIAGHTFMWNVFIPAIVLPGVVFTVLFLYPFFEKWVTGDRREHHLCDRPRNRPTRTGLGVAAIVFYAVLLVAGGNDVVAFSFRVSVEAMTWILRTTLIAAPLLAFALTKRLCLALQMRDRRRLTEGEETGQVTQSVNGGLSESRRGLSPTARYRILMRDVPTPLELPAQGPISRRRRLRTVLSGWYYGDLVELPVTEEQRSRIAERTTPSEPVRERED; the protein is encoded by the coding sequence ATGCCCCTGCGGAGGCGTAAGGCGCAGCTGAAGGCCCGGGCCGGGAAGACGGCGGTCAGTGGTTACGGCGCGGTGGATAGGCGCCTGCCCGTCAGCGAGCTGGCCCGGCAGTTGCTGCGCAAGGCCTTTCCCGACCACTGGTCCTTTCTCCTCGGTGAGATCGCCCTCTACTCCTTTGTGGTCCTGCTCCTCACCGGCGTGTACCTCACTCTGTTCTTCGACCCGAGCATGATGGAGAGCGTCTACACCGGTTCCTATGTGCCCCTTCAGGGGGTGAGGATGACGCAGGCCTACACCACCACCCTCAACATCAGCTTCGCCGTGCGCGGAGGCCTGCTGATCCGTCAGATCCACCACTGGGCGGCACTCGTGTTCATCGCTGCGATCGCCGTCCATATGCTGCGGATCTTCTTCACCGGCGCCTTCCGTAAACCGCGGGAGGCCAACTGGATCGTGGGCGTGACACTGTTCGTACTCGCGCTTCTCGAAGGATTCGCGGGCTACTCGCTGCCCGACGACCTGCTGTCCGGTACGGGCCTGAGGACGGCGGCCACCATTGTGGGGTCGATCCCTGTCGTCGGAACGTACCTGGAGCTGTTTGTCTTCGGCGGACAGTTCCCGGGCGATGCCGTGATCCCCCGTCTGTACCCCGTGCATGTCCTGCTCGTGCCCGGCCTGATCGTGGCGCTGATCACCGCTCATCTCATCCTGGTGGTCTATCTGAAACACACCCACTGGGCGGGTCAGGGGAAGACCAACAAAAACGCCGTCGGCTCACCGGCGTTTCCTCACTTCACCGCGAAGACCACAGGTTTTTTCCTCATGGTGTTCGGCGTACTGACGTTGCTGGGCGCGCTCGCCCAGATCAACCCCGTATGGAACTACGGCCCCTACCGCGCCAACCAGGTCTCGGGTAACGCACAGCCGGACTGGTATGTCGGGTTCCTGGAGGGCGCGCTCCGGCTGATGCCGCCATGGGAGACCGACATTGCGGGTCACACCTTCATGTGGAATGTGTTCATTCCGGCGATCGTGCTGCCAGGCGTGGTCTTCACAGTGCTGTTCCTCTATCCCTTTTTCGAGAAATGGGTGACGGGCGACCGCAGGGAACACCATCTGTGCGACCGGCCGCGCAACCGGCCGACCCGTACGGGGCTCGGCGTGGCGGCCATCGTCTTCTACGCCGTTCTCCTGGTCGCCGGCGGCAACGACGTCGTAGCCTTCTCGTTCAGGGTTTCGGTCGAGGCCATGACCTGGATCCTCAGAACCACGCTGATCGCTGCCCCACTCCTGGCCTTCGCGCTGACCAAACGCCTCTGCCTCGCCCTTCAGATGCGGGACCGCCGCCGACTGACCGAAGGCGAGGAGACCGGCCAGGTGACACAGTCGGTGAACGGCGGTCTCTCGGAGAGCCGCCGTGGCCTGAGCCCGACAGCCCGCTACCGCATCCTGATGCGTGATGTCCCGACGCCCCTGGAGCTCCCCGCGCAGGGCCCGATCTCGCGTCGGCGACGGCTTCGGACCGTACTGAGCGGCTGGTACTACGGGGACCTCGTGGAACTGCCCGTCACGGAGGAGCAACGGTCCCGGATCGCGGAGCGGACGACACCGTCGGAGCCGGTCCGCGAACGCGAGGACTGA
- the ctaD gene encoding aa3-type cytochrome oxidase subunit I — MAQDLQEAASAAPVANKRINAGVRLMGWLTTTDHKVIGNLYIVTAFGFFLLAGVLAMLMRAELARPGLQIVSAEQYNQLFTVHGTIMMLLFATPMFGGFANAIMPLQIGAPDVAFPRLNALTYWLFLFGGIIVVSGFAVPGGAAHFGWFAYAPLNSAVFSPGAGGDLWTMGLVLSGISTTLASVNFITTIVCLRAPGMTMFRMPIFTWNVLFTSILALLAFPVLAATLLALEADRKFGAHVYDAANGGALLWQHLFWFFGHPEVYIVALPFFGVVSEIIPVFSRKPMFGYFGMVMATISITMLSAVVWAHHMFATGAVLLPFFSAMSFVIAVPTGVKFFNWIGTMWLGSISFETPMLWAIGFLVTFLLGGLSGVLIASPPLDFHLTDSYFIVAHLHYVLFGTVVFAMFGGFYFWWPKLTGRMLDERIGRIHFWTLFIGFQLTFLVQHWLGEAGMPRRYADYLAADGFTLLNTISSVGSFLLGLSTLPFLYNVWRTSRYAPKVEVDNPWGFGRSLEWVTSCPPPRHNFRALPRVRSDSPAFDLHHPLTPEKQKPGLGRGGSRSASGAEEESGE, encoded by the coding sequence ATGGCGCAGGACCTGCAGGAAGCCGCGTCGGCCGCGCCGGTGGCCAACAAGCGCATCAATGCCGGTGTGAGACTCATGGGCTGGCTGACGACCACCGACCACAAGGTCATCGGCAATCTCTACATAGTCACCGCGTTCGGGTTCTTCCTGCTGGCCGGAGTGCTGGCCATGCTCATGCGCGCGGAGCTGGCCCGGCCGGGACTGCAGATCGTCAGCGCGGAACAGTACAACCAGCTGTTCACTGTCCACGGCACCATCATGATGCTGCTGTTCGCCACGCCGATGTTCGGCGGCTTCGCGAACGCCATCATGCCGCTTCAGATCGGCGCACCCGACGTCGCCTTCCCGCGCCTCAACGCGCTCACCTACTGGCTCTTCCTCTTCGGCGGAATCATCGTGGTGTCCGGATTCGCGGTGCCCGGCGGCGCGGCCCACTTCGGCTGGTTCGCCTACGCACCGCTGAACAGTGCCGTCTTCTCGCCCGGCGCCGGCGGAGACCTCTGGACTATGGGGCTCGTGCTGTCGGGGATCAGTACGACCCTGGCATCGGTCAATTTCATCACTACGATCGTCTGTCTGCGTGCGCCGGGTATGACCATGTTCCGGATGCCGATCTTCACCTGGAACGTACTGTTCACCTCGATCCTCGCGCTGCTCGCGTTTCCGGTGCTCGCCGCCACCCTGCTCGCCCTGGAAGCCGACCGGAAGTTCGGGGCCCATGTTTACGACGCCGCGAACGGCGGGGCGCTACTGTGGCAGCACCTGTTCTGGTTCTTCGGCCATCCCGAGGTCTACATTGTCGCGCTGCCCTTCTTCGGAGTGGTGAGCGAGATCATTCCCGTGTTCAGCCGGAAGCCGATGTTCGGGTATTTCGGAATGGTGATGGCCACGATCAGCATCACCATGCTCTCGGCGGTTGTCTGGGCCCACCACATGTTCGCGACAGGAGCCGTTCTCCTGCCCTTCTTCTCCGCCATGTCATTCGTCATCGCCGTGCCCACCGGTGTCAAGTTCTTCAACTGGATCGGCACCATGTGGCTCGGCAGTATCTCGTTCGAGACACCCATGCTCTGGGCGATCGGCTTCCTCGTGACTTTTCTCCTCGGCGGCCTCAGTGGAGTGCTGATCGCCTCACCTCCGCTGGACTTCCATCTCACCGATTCGTACTTCATCGTCGCCCACCTCCATTACGTGCTCTTCGGAACAGTAGTCTTCGCGATGTTCGGAGGCTTCTACTTCTGGTGGCCCAAGTTGACCGGACGTATGCTGGATGAACGCATCGGTCGTATCCATTTCTGGACCTTGTTCATCGGCTTTCAGCTGACCTTCCTGGTCCAGCACTGGCTGGGTGAGGCCGGAATGCCCCGGCGTTACGCCGACTATCTCGCGGCGGACGGCTTCACCTTGCTCAATACGATCTCGTCCGTCGGCTCCTTTCTGCTGGGCCTGTCGACACTGCCGTTCCTGTACAACGTGTGGCGCACCAGCCGTTACGCGCCCAAGGTCGAGGTGGACAACCCGTGGGGGTTCGGCCGTTCCCTGGAGTGGGTAACCTCCTGTCCGCCCCCGAGGCACAATTTCCGGGCTTTGCCCCGCGTGCGTTCCGACTCGCCGGCCTTCGACCTGCACCATCCCCTCACGCCGGAGAAGCAGAAGCCGGGCCTCGGCCGAGGCGGCTCCCGCTCTGCATCGGGCGCTGAAGAGGAGTCGGGCGAATGA
- a CDS encoding cytochrome c oxidase subunit 4, producing MKTEAIVFAGVAGFFLVTDVLYAVWSRDPTGTTALTVSFLMALLVTFFFATNYRRKGLRPEDRGDGYIHERSGPVDFFSPHSIWPSLTAAGMAVLAIGVVFGLWLFLIGLGLVLAGVFGMVFQYVGVQD from the coding sequence ATGAAGACCGAGGCCATTGTCTTCGCCGGGGTCGCGGGGTTCTTCCTCGTGACCGATGTTCTCTACGCCGTGTGGTCCCGTGATCCGACAGGCACGACGGCTCTCACCGTCTCGTTCCTCATGGCGTTGCTGGTCACGTTCTTCTTCGCCACCAACTACCGGAGGAAGGGCCTGCGCCCCGAGGACCGCGGGGACGGGTACATCCACGAGCGGTCCGGTCCGGTGGACTTCTTCTCTCCGCACAGCATCTGGCCGTCACTGACAGCCGCGGGGATGGCCGTGCTCGCCATCGGTGTGGTGTTCGGTCTGTGGCTGTTCCTGATCGGGTTGGGCTTGGTCCTGGCGGGGGTGTTCGGAATGGTCTTCCAGTACGTGGGTGTCCAGGACTGA